The proteins below are encoded in one region of Nitrospirota bacterium:
- a CDS encoding polysaccharide deacetylase family protein, producing MNIYRAKSCLPVFLLLALVLSCLSPANGESKAGSGIAVSVPILLYHRFGPAVADSMTVTTPVFESHLKYLKDNGYTVIPLRQLLEYLVNKTPLPAKSVVITADDGHRTVYTEMFPLIKKYNIPVTLFIYPSAISNAPYAMTWEQLREMNRSGLIDIQSHSYWHPNFKKDKKKMAPAEYERSVEMQFNKPKDKIGKELGVNVDLLAWPFGIYDDELVRKAGEAGYIAAFTIERRHVTISENIMTLPRYLMVDNDRGRTFEMLLKGSASKRKAGY from the coding sequence ATGAATATTTACCGTGCTAAAAGTTGTCTGCCGGTCTTTCTCCTGCTCGCACTTGTCCTCTCATGCCTGTCTCCGGCGAATGGAGAGTCAAAGGCGGGAAGCGGAATCGCTGTCTCCGTGCCGATTCTGCTCTACCACCGTTTCGGCCCGGCGGTTGCTGACAGCATGACCGTTACCACGCCTGTTTTTGAGTCCCATCTGAAATATCTCAAAGATAACGGCTACACGGTGATACCGCTCAGGCAGCTTCTTGAATACCTTGTTAATAAAACCCCGCTGCCTGCAAAGTCCGTGGTGATCACAGCGGATGACGGGCACAGAACGGTTTATACTGAGATGTTTCCCCTGATAAAAAAATACAATATCCCGGTGACGCTTTTTATTTATCCCTCAGCGATATCAAACGCTCCATACGCGATGACGTGGGAACAACTCAGGGAGATGAACAGATCGGGGTTGATCGATATCCAGTCGCATTCATACTGGCATCCCAATTTCAAAAAAGATAAAAAGAAGATGGCCCCCGCCGAATATGAAAGATCCGTGGAGATGCAGTTTAATAAACCAAAAGACAAGATCGGGAAAGAACTCGGCGTCAATGTGGACCTGCTGGCATGGCCCTTCGGCATCTATGATGATGAACTGGTCCGCAAGGCAGGGGAAGCCGGATATATCGCGGCCTTTACAATCGAGAGGCGGCATGTGACGATTTCCGAAAACATCATGACCCTGCCACGTTATCTCATGGTCGATAACGACAGGGGCAGGACGTTTGAAATGCTGCTGAAAGGCAGCGCGTCAAAGCGAAAAGCAGGGTATTAG
- a CDS encoding PilT/PilU family type 4a pilus ATPase translates to MAGKHKPRLGEILLDYDLITQEQLAKALDRQMLAGGRLGSILEEMGYVGDDMLLSVLGRQHDLPFVNLFEATVSPDVLRLVPFDQVKSLKILPLNKSNNIVFVAMVDPDDATAIQRIESSVGGEVKPYIVPHHQMDKAISRFEEEGYGNAYFEGEKLKHEKVSFESKIPGIYTLLKLLADFKATGLQLTAGASPCMRVNNELRRLSMPKISAGQMREFAYEILKREQIEEFEKRKELDFVLPLAGTGRFRISLYKQRNSISLSARRMLEGIPSLKELNIPDWITDYAMKPQGLILVTGLSGDGKATTLSALVDLINSNRKCNIVTLEDPIKYLHKHKLSNVNQREIGIDTESFAEGLKHILRQAPDVIVISDLRDTESIAAALIAAETGHLVIGAMTSLNTTSAIDRILNIFPQNRQPQIKMQLADTLLLVLAQRLIPRKGDDGKVLAFEKLAGSSRVRNLIRDGKIINIRSLMQVASEDMLSIDRSIAKLCLEGRIRFEDGLEFADTPSYFQDLIRTGSA, encoded by the coding sequence TTGGCAGGAAAACATAAACCACGCCTTGGAGAAATCCTCCTTGATTACGACCTGATAACACAGGAGCAGCTTGCAAAGGCGCTCGACAGGCAGATGCTGGCCGGGGGGCGGCTTGGATCGATCCTTGAGGAAATGGGATATGTGGGTGATGATATGCTCCTGAGCGTTTTGGGCAGGCAGCACGACCTCCCGTTCGTGAACCTGTTTGAGGCAACGGTCTCCCCCGATGTTTTGAGGCTTGTGCCGTTTGATCAGGTGAAGTCTTTGAAGATACTGCCTTTGAACAAATCCAACAATATCGTGTTCGTCGCTATGGTCGATCCTGATGACGCAACCGCCATACAGAGGATAGAGTCTTCTGTCGGCGGCGAGGTAAAGCCATATATTGTCCCACATCATCAGATGGACAAGGCGATAAGCCGGTTTGAAGAAGAGGGATACGGGAATGCTTATTTTGAAGGTGAGAAACTTAAACACGAAAAGGTATCCTTTGAGTCAAAGATCCCCGGCATATATACGCTGCTGAAACTCCTCGCTGATTTCAAGGCGACCGGCCTTCAACTTACCGCAGGAGCGTCTCCGTGTATGCGGGTCAATAATGAGTTGAGAAGGCTCTCAATGCCTAAGATCAGCGCGGGGCAGATGAGAGAATTCGCTTACGAGATCCTCAAGAGGGAGCAAATCGAGGAATTTGAAAAGAGAAAGGAACTGGACTTCGTGCTCCCGCTTGCCGGCACAGGCCGCTTCAGGATAAGTCTGTACAAGCAGAGGAATTCCATATCTCTTTCCGCCCGCCGGATGCTTGAGGGTATTCCTTCTTTAAAAGAACTGAACATCCCTGACTGGATAACTGATTATGCCATGAAGCCGCAGGGTTTGATCCTTGTTACCGGCTTATCAGGAGATGGCAAGGCCACAACACTGTCCGCGCTTGTCGACTTAATTAATTCAAACAGGAAATGTAATATCGTGACGCTTGAAGACCCGATCAAGTATCTGCATAAGCATAAATTGAGCAATGTGAACCAGAGAGAGATCGGCATTGACACGGAATCGTTCGCTGAGGGGCTGAAACATATTTTAAGACAGGCCCCGGATGTTATCGTGATAAGCGATTTGAGAGATACCGAGAGCATTGCCGCCGCCCTCATTGCCGCTGAAACCGGACACCTCGTCATCGGCGCTATGACCTCCCTGAATACAACCTCGGCGATTGACAGGATACTCAATATCTTCCCCCAAAACCGTCAGCCCCAGATAAAGATGCAGCTTGCGGACACCTTGCTGCTCGTATTGGCGCAGAGGCTCATTCCCAGAAAAGGAGATGACGGCAAGGTGCTCGCGTTTGAAAAACTGGCAGGGTCTTCGAGGGTCAGAAATTTGATCAGGGACGGGAAGATCATTAATATCAGATCGCTTATGCAGGTTGCTTCGGAAGATATGCTGTCCATTGACCGCAGCATCGCCAAGTTATGTCTTGAAGGCAGGATCAGGTTTGAGGACGGTCTGGAGTTTGCCGACACCCCGTCATATTTTCAGGATTTGATCAGAACCGGAAGCGCATAA
- a CDS encoding site-2 protease family protein produces MDISSDTIRQLIIAAPPMLLAITFHELSHGFVANKLGDPTAKMMGRLTLNPIAHIDPIGTVIMPLILLITGAPVFGYAKPVPINPANFHNPKRDMAISAAGGPVSNILLAILSVLFLKFIIVLTSVLLPQNISSAVAEPLTLMCVFSIRINIFLAAFNLIPIPPLDGGRVLVGFLPYRQAAAYSRIEPYGFIIVLALIFTGVAGYFVFPLANFFSALVRLF; encoded by the coding sequence ATGGATATTTCATCTGACACGATAAGGCAGTTAATCATAGCCGCGCCGCCCATGCTTCTGGCCATTACATTCCATGAGCTGTCTCATGGTTTTGTCGCGAACAAGCTCGGCGACCCGACCGCTAAAATGATGGGAAGGCTTACTCTCAATCCGATAGCCCACATCGACCCCATCGGCACGGTTATCATGCCGCTTATCCTGCTTATTACCGGCGCGCCGGTATTCGGATACGCGAAGCCTGTGCCAATCAATCCTGCAAATTTCCATAACCCCAAAAGGGACATGGCGATTTCAGCGGCAGGAGGCCCGGTTTCCAATATACTACTTGCGATACTGAGCGTACTGTTCTTAAAATTCATAATAGTCCTGACCTCGGTGCTGCTGCCCCAGAACATCAGCTCCGCAGTCGCTGAACCGTTAACGTTGATGTGTGTCTTCAGCATCAGAATAAACATCTTTCTCGCGGCGTTCAACCTGATCCCGATACCGCCTCTTGACGGAGGACGGGTCCTTGTCGGCTTTCTTCCCTACAGGCAGGCGGCGGCATACAGCAGGATCGAACCATATGGATTCATAATAGTCCTGGCGCTGATTTTCACAGGCGTTGCGGGATACTTTGTTTTCCCCCTTGCAAACTTTTTCTCTGCCTTAGTGCGGTTGTTCTGA
- a CDS encoding SagB/ThcOx family dehydrogenase has translation MPGPGPETIKLPGPKHDSKISIEEALLKRRSVRSFKDSPLTLAEVSQLLWAAQGTTGSRGLRTAPSAGALYPLEVYVAAGNVDDLPDGAYRYNPNKHELVRVADGDKRMELSNAALGQPSVRNAAAVIVFSAVYERTTVKYGDRGVQYVFLETGHAAQNVFLQTVPLEIGAVVIGAFYDDKVKNVLKMSDSEHPLYIMPVGRMK, from the coding sequence ATGCCGGGACCCGGGCCGGAAACAATAAAGCTCCCTGGACCGAAACATGACAGTAAAATCTCTATCGAAGAAGCCTTACTTAAAAGAAGGTCGGTCAGGAGTTTTAAGGACAGCCCGCTGACGCTTGCAGAAGTTTCGCAGCTTCTCTGGGCCGCACAGGGGACTACAGGTTCAAGGGGCCTAAGGACAGCGCCTTCCGCAGGGGCACTCTATCCGCTTGAGGTTTATGTTGCCGCAGGGAATGTGGATGACCTGCCGGATGGAGCTTACAGGTACAACCCGAATAAGCATGAGTTAGTGAGAGTCGCAGATGGCGATAAAAGAATGGAATTGAGCAATGCAGCCCTCGGCCAGCCATCGGTCAGGAATGCCGCGGCAGTTATAGTCTTCTCTGCTGTTTATGAAAGAACAACAGTAAAGTATGGCGATAGAGGAGTACAGTATGTATTTTTGGAAACCGGCCACGCGGCCCAGAATGTTTTTCTGCAAACGGTCCCGCTGGAGATTGGAGCAGTAGTCATCGGGGCCTTTTATGATGATAAGGTAAAAAATGTTTTGAAGATGTCTGACAGCGAACATCCGCTTTATATAATGCCAGTGGGGAGAATGAAATGA
- the trpS gene encoding tryptophan--tRNA ligase codes for MSKQRVLSGIQPSGKLHIGNLVGALQNWVRLQEQYECYYFIADWHALTSQYADTSQLKENIKDVLVNCLAAGLDPEKATIFQQSHVLEHAELHLLLSMITPLGWLERVPTYKEKLEQVSDKDMHTYGFLGYPVLQSADILIYRANHVPVGVDQVPHLEITREICRRFNNFYSDVLIEPEALLTAFPKVPGTDGRKMSKTYGNCIYLSDTPKEVEQKVRTMMTDPARIKRTDKGDPELSPVYQLHKIFSSKEEQAQVAEGCRTAGIGCIDCKKILIKNLLTVLEPIWEKRKFFLEKPDYLEDVLSTGSQKAKQAASETMKLVRKAMNLDGLK; via the coding sequence TTGTCCAAACAAAGAGTACTCAGCGGAATACAGCCAAGCGGGAAATTGCATATAGGCAATCTCGTCGGCGCATTGCAGAATTGGGTGAGACTTCAGGAGCAGTATGAATGTTATTACTTCATTGCGGACTGGCACGCGCTTACATCCCAATATGCCGATACATCACAATTAAAAGAAAATATCAAAGATGTACTTGTCAATTGCCTTGCCGCGGGACTCGACCCGGAGAAGGCCACGATATTCCAGCAGTCGCATGTCCTTGAACATGCCGAACTCCATTTGCTGCTTTCAATGATAACCCCTCTCGGCTGGCTTGAGCGCGTGCCCACTTACAAGGAGAAGCTTGAACAGGTAAGCGACAAGGACATGCATACTTACGGGTTCCTTGGCTACCCGGTCCTCCAGTCCGCGGACATATTAATTTACAGGGCCAATCATGTGCCTGTCGGAGTGGACCAGGTGCCGCACCTGGAAATTACAAGAGAGATCTGCAGGAGGTTTAATAATTTTTACAGCGACGTGCTCATCGAGCCGGAGGCCCTTTTGACCGCGTTCCCGAAGGTGCCCGGCACAGACGGAAGAAAGATGAGCAAGACTTACGGCAATTGCATTTATCTCTCTGACACTCCGAAGGAAGTTGAGCAGAAGGTCAGGACGATGATGACAGACCCTGCAAGGATAAAGCGCACTGACAAGGGCGACCCTGAGCTTTCCCCTGTTTACCAGTTGCATAAGATATTTTCTTCCAAAGAAGAACAGGCGCAGGTTGCCGAAGGTTGCCGCACCGCAGGCATCGGCTGCATCGACTGCAAAAAGATCCTGATAAAAAATCTCCTGACGGTCCTTGAGCCGATCTGGGAGAAACGGAAATTCTTTCTTGAGAAACCTGATTATCTCGAAGATGTCCTTTCAACCGGTTCACAAAAAGCGAAGCAGGCGGCCTCTGAAACCATGAAGCTTGTCAGAAAAGCCATGAACCTCGACGGGTTGAAATAA
- a CDS encoding ABC transporter ATP-binding protein, whose product MNPLIIPPPLLSVEDLNISFIIDDKPLKTVDSVSFKVDEKDFFAIVGESGSGKTLTALSIMKLLPSNAVYSGRIFFNGEDLLTKSNDALRKIRGGNISMVFQEPMTSLNPVFTVGSQIAEVLLTHRDITKKDAMDKAVELLKSVRIPSPELRVREYPHQMSGGMRQRVMIAMAIACNPSLLIADEPTTALDVTIQAQILELLGSLKEKNKMSVLLITHDLGIVAEWARRVEVMYAGRIVEKSPVNDIFNNPRHPYTIGLLESLPRSKGEKLIPIPGQVPKLSELPSGCKFTTRCRYVIKECHLKEPDLLPVGKEHFSRCIRAMEI is encoded by the coding sequence ATGAATCCTTTAATAATACCTCCGCCCCTCCTTTCCGTCGAAGACCTCAACATATCTTTTATTATCGATGATAAGCCCCTGAAGACAGTTGACAGCGTCAGTTTTAAAGTTGATGAAAAAGATTTTTTTGCCATTGTCGGGGAAAGCGGCAGCGGCAAGACGCTCACCGCCCTTTCAATAATGAAGCTCCTGCCTTCAAACGCGGTTTATTCAGGCAGGATATTTTTTAACGGCGAAGACCTGCTCACCAAGAGCAATGACGCCTTGCGGAAGATCCGGGGCGGGAATATTTCGATGGTCTTTCAGGAGCCGATGACCTCCCTTAATCCTGTCTTTACCGTTGGGAGCCAGATCGCCGAGGTGCTTTTGACCCACCGGGACATTACAAAAAAGGACGCGATGGACAAAGCTGTCGAACTTCTCAAAAGCGTGAGGATACCCTCGCCTGAATTACGGGTAAGAGAATACCCGCATCAGATGAGCGGCGGGATGAGGCAGAGGGTAATGATAGCGATGGCAATAGCGTGTAATCCTTCGCTGCTGATCGCGGATGAGCCTACCACAGCCCTTGATGTTACCATTCAGGCCCAGATCCTCGAATTGCTTGGAAGCCTCAAAGAAAAGAACAAGATGTCGGTGCTCCTGATAACGCATGACCTCGGCATAGTCGCGGAATGGGCGCGGCGGGTTGAGGTAATGTATGCGGGCAGGATAGTTGAAAAGTCGCCTGTCAATGATATCTTCAACAATCCCCGGCATCCGTATACAATCGGCCTGCTTGAATCATTGCCAAGGAGCAAAGGTGAGAAGCTGATACCGATTCCCGGCCAGGTCCCGAAATTAAGCGAACTGCCTTCCGGGTGTAAATTCACAACACGGTGCCGTTATGTCATAAAGGAATGTCATTTAAAAGAGCCTGACCTTCTGCCTGTCGGCAAGGAGCATTTCAGCAGATGCATCAGGGCGATGGAGATATGA
- a CDS encoding putative glycoside hydrolase, protein MFRNFIIILSAIVFFPLQAHSGYTAGKVVDLFTGQPVKDAIITLNSEVSLTNESGDFFVKAEGSSLSVRAHGYLKEELPLNIPLITTPLIVKLTPFKPKGLYLTVYGIGDRNLRNAALGLIEETELNTLVIDVKGDRGLVPYKSSVPLASEIGAQKITTVRDIRGLMKSLKEKGIYTIARIVVFKDNLLALARPDLAVKTRRGDIWLDREDLAWVDPCAEEVWDYNINIAIEAAQLGFDEIQFDYVRFPDAAGLEFSVPNTEAHRTMSISMFLREAKKRLTPYNVFLSADIFGYVCWNLNDTDIGQRIEDISKIVDYVSPMLYPSGFQYGIPGYLNPVAHPYEIVYLSLKRALERTSLPPKRFRPWLQAFRDYAFDRRHFTGYEIRAQIDAAEKAGSDGWMLWNPHNVYSPDGLKKKKERINF, encoded by the coding sequence ATGTTTAGAAACTTCATAATAATTTTATCTGCAATAGTCTTCTTCCCCTTGCAGGCGCATTCGGGATACACTGCGGGGAAGGTGGTTGATCTATTCACCGGGCAGCCCGTAAAGGACGCCATTATCACGCTGAACAGCGAAGTCTCATTGACGAATGAGAGCGGCGATTTTTTTGTAAAGGCAGAGGGAAGCAGTCTGTCCGTCAGGGCGCACGGATATTTAAAGGAAGAACTTCCGTTAAATATACCGTTGATCACCACGCCTCTTATTGTAAAGCTGACACCCTTTAAACCGAAGGGGCTTTATCTCACTGTTTACGGCATAGGGGACAGGAACCTGAGGAACGCGGCGCTGGGACTCATAGAAGAGACCGAGCTTAACACTCTTGTAATTGATGTAAAAGGAGACAGGGGTTTGGTCCCTTATAAAAGTTCAGTCCCTCTTGCGTCTGAAATAGGGGCGCAGAAAATAACAACCGTCAGAGACATAAGAGGCCTCATGAAATCACTGAAGGAAAAAGGCATATACACCATTGCCCGTATTGTGGTTTTTAAAGACAACCTGCTTGCGCTGGCGAGGCCTGATCTCGCGGTCAAAACACGCAGGGGAGATATATGGCTGGACAGGGAAGACCTTGCATGGGTAGACCCTTGCGCTGAAGAGGTGTGGGACTATAACATCAACATCGCGATTGAGGCAGCGCAGCTTGGATTCGATGAGATACAATTCGACTATGTGCGCTTTCCCGATGCTGCGGGACTCGAATTTTCCGTGCCGAACACCGAGGCGCACAGGACAATGTCTATCTCGATGTTTCTCCGGGAGGCAAAAAAGAGGCTCACGCCTTACAATGTATTTCTTTCGGCGGACATATTCGGTTACGTCTGCTGGAACCTTAATGACACGGACATCGGACAGAGGATCGAAGATATTTCGAAGATCGTAGATTACGTATCGCCCATGCTTTATCCATCAGGTTTTCAGTACGGCATCCCGGGATATTTAAATCCGGTTGCCCATCCTTATGAGATAGTTTATCTCTCACTTAAAAGGGCGCTGGAGAGGACCAGCCTTCCGCCGAAGCGTTTCAGGCCGTGGCTTCAGGCGTTTAGAGATTACGCCTTTGACAGGAGGCATTTCACGGGCTATGAGATCAGGGCCCAAATAGATGCCGCTGAAAAAGCCGGCTCTGACGGATGGATGCTTTGGAACCCCCATAATGTTTATTCACCGGACGGTTTAAAAAAGAAGAAGGAAAGGATAAATTTTTGA
- a CDS encoding DUF1295 domain-containing protein gives MPLREEFERTGNWLFRWRSYLPFVIFPVLFMALREGEVLRRVSGDTAENLWEAFSVVVSFLGLIVRCAVVGFTPRGTSGRNTAGQKAKVLNTSGWYSTARHPLYLGNFLIFLGLALFIQTLWFVIFAVLSYWLYYERIMFAEEEFLREKFGDDYVKWAETTPAFFPRFKNWQKPDLPFSFRNVLKREYTGLFVITTTFPLLDLARSLISEGKPELKPAWIIFFAAGLVIYVILLMLRRKTKILNVEGR, from the coding sequence ATGCCGTTAAGAGAAGAATTTGAAAGGACGGGGAACTGGCTCTTCAGGTGGCGCAGTTACCTGCCTTTTGTCATTTTCCCGGTCTTGTTCATGGCCCTGCGTGAGGGAGAAGTTTTAAGGCGGGTCTCAGGAGACACAGCGGAAAATCTCTGGGAGGCCTTTAGTGTCGTGGTATCTTTTCTCGGGTTGATCGTCCGCTGCGCTGTGGTTGGATTTACGCCGAGGGGGACATCAGGGAGAAACACTGCGGGTCAGAAGGCCAAGGTGCTGAATACGAGCGGATGGTATTCAACGGCGAGACATCCGCTTTACCTCGGGAATTTCCTGATCTTCCTCGGGTTGGCATTATTTATCCAGACGCTCTGGTTTGTAATATTCGCAGTTCTGTCCTATTGGCTTTATTATGAGAGGATCATGTTCGCGGAAGAAGAATTCCTGAGAGAAAAATTCGGCGATGACTATGTGAAATGGGCAGAGACAACGCCAGCGTTTTTTCCGCGCTTTAAAAACTGGCAGAAGCCTGATCTGCCTTTTTCTTTCAGGAACGTTCTTAAAAGAGAATACACCGGGTTGTTTGTGATAACCACAACCTTTCCGCTCCTTGACCTGGCGCGCTCCCTGATCTCTGAAGGCAAACCGGAGTTGAAGCCGGCGTGGATAATTTTTTTTGCTGCCGGATTGGTAATATATGTAATCCTGTTAATGCTGAGAAGGAAGACGAAGATATTAAATGTTGAAGGAAGATGA
- a CDS encoding citrate synthase has translation MESVLKKVEELALLHDRVDPKFVKERNIKLGLRNEDGSGVFAGITSKGQVIGYEKIISGEGGEKLNPIPGKLYYCGYDVEDLVRGKESESRFGFEETVYLLLTGQLPSKEDLKSFSKEIGRRRPLPAEAKKIILNRPKHDDQMCSLHTIVSAMHLFDKDPNSIDIRDVTRQCIDLIAKFPTIIAYNYQKKLMKRNDYKKLIEPDPDLSAAENFLYMLSGKAPDKFTAELFDTMLIFHAEHGGGNNSTFSTRCVSSSGANTYMAICAGIGSLSGHLHGGANEAVVSMINDIKRNVKDWESDEEVRAYLLKTLDKKAGDKSGKIYGLGHAVYTLSDPRAVFLEERGEELAKLYGKEKEFSLYRIIAKVAPQLVRDKKGKVVCTNVDFYSGFVYQCMGIPKELFTPIFAMARVSGWSAHRIEEIIQGRIIRPSYVSSLKGMKNYTPLAKR, from the coding sequence ATGGAGAGCGTTCTGAAAAAAGTGGAAGAGCTTGCATTGCTCCATGACAGGGTAGATCCGAAGTTCGTCAAAGAAAGAAACATCAAGTTGGGACTGAGAAACGAAGACGGTTCAGGTGTCTTCGCTGGCATCACGAGTAAAGGTCAGGTCATAGGCTATGAGAAGATCATATCAGGGGAAGGCGGGGAAAAACTCAACCCCATACCCGGGAAGCTGTACTATTGCGGCTATGATGTTGAAGACCTGGTAAGGGGAAAAGAAAGCGAGAGCAGGTTCGGGTTTGAGGAAACGGTCTACCTCCTTTTGACCGGGCAGCTTCCTTCAAAAGAAGACCTGAAAAGCTTTTCAAAGGAAATCGGGAGAAGGCGTCCTCTTCCCGCGGAAGCAAAAAAGATAATACTCAACAGGCCGAAGCATGACGACCAGATGTGTTCGCTTCACACTATTGTATCGGCCATGCACCTCTTTGACAAAGACCCTAATTCTATTGATATCAGGGACGTGACAAGACAGTGCATAGACCTGATAGCGAAGTTCCCGACGATCATAGCGTACAACTATCAGAAGAAACTGATGAAGAGGAATGATTATAAAAAACTGATAGAGCCTGACCCTGACCTGAGCGCCGCTGAAAATTTCCTGTACATGCTGTCCGGCAAGGCGCCTGACAAGTTCACAGCAGAGCTCTTTGACACCATGTTGATATTCCACGCCGAGCACGGAGGCGGCAACAACTCCACCTTCTCTACAAGATGCGTCTCATCATCAGGCGCGAACACTTACATGGCGATATGCGCGGGGATAGGCTCTCTTTCAGGACACCTTCACGGCGGCGCCAATGAGGCCGTAGTCAGTATGATAAACGACATCAAACGAAATGTTAAAGACTGGGAAAGCGACGAAGAGGTCAGGGCTTACCTTCTGAAGACCCTCGATAAAAAGGCAGGCGACAAGTCCGGGAAGATTTACGGACTGGGACACGCGGTCTACACATTGTCAGACCCGAGGGCGGTGTTCCTTGAGGAAAGGGGAGAAGAGCTTGCAAAGCTGTATGGGAAAGAGAAAGAATTCTCGCTATACAGAATAATTGCAAAGGTGGCCCCGCAGCTTGTCAGGGACAAGAAAGGAAAAGTCGTCTGCACTAACGTCGACTTCTACTCCGGTTTTGTCTACCAGTGTATGGGAATACCCAAAGAGCTTTTCACCCCGATATTCGCGATGGCAAGGGTCTCAGGATGGTCGGCCCACAGGATCGAGGAAATAATACAGGGAAGGATCATCAGGCCCTCATATGTTTCGTCTTTAAAAGGGATGAAGAATTATACGCCGCTGGCCAAGCGGTAA
- a CDS encoding beta-lactamase family protein, with product MSVALLGYGFRSSASAMDIKEEQLKQVPGIVNEAIAKGQVPGAVILIGDKENVIYRGAFGNRAVKPEKLPMAADTIFDLASLTKVIATTTAVMQLAENGKLNLDDPVVKYWPEFGANGKEEITIGHLLIHYSGLRADLPVTPEWTGYKTALIKIIAEKPEHQPGTLYTYSDINFEVLAEIVKRVSGKPLDKYCDEHIFKPLGMKETFFKPSRSLRSRIAPTEYLEGKKKKLRWGKVHDPVAFCSGGVAGHAGLFSTADDLSIFARMILNGGSLNGVHILNPDSVAKMTMPQSPDGKMPLRGYGWNIGPPFVSNRGELQPMGSFYHTGYTGTAIWIDPVTETYIIVLTNRVHPFGKGDAGPLRKQIVALVAETSGPLAEESILEKLQSISAYYALKKSGGESNNKLQTETGSH from the coding sequence ATGTCAGTTGCCCTCTTGGGGTATGGATTTAGATCCAGTGCATCAGCAATGGATATAAAAGAAGAGCAGTTAAAGCAGGTCCCCGGCATTGTCAATGAAGCAATCGCAAAAGGACAGGTCCCCGGCGCGGTCATATTGATCGGCGATAAGGAGAACGTCATTTACCGGGGAGCATTTGGAAACCGCGCGGTAAAACCGGAAAAACTGCCGATGGCCGCTGATACCATCTTTGACCTCGCCTCGCTCACCAAGGTTATTGCTACAACAACCGCCGTGATGCAGCTTGCGGAGAACGGGAAATTAAATCTGGACGACCCTGTCGTCAAATATTGGCCAGAGTTCGGGGCAAACGGAAAGGAAGAAATTACAATAGGCCATCTGCTCATTCACTATTCAGGCCTGAGGGCTGATCTTCCTGTTACGCCCGAATGGACCGGTTATAAAACAGCGCTTATAAAAATCATCGCGGAGAAACCTGAACATCAGCCGGGGACGCTTTACACATACAGCGACATCAATTTTGAGGTCCTCGCGGAGATCGTTAAAAGGGTCTCAGGAAAGCCGCTTGATAAATACTGCGATGAACACATCTTTAAGCCTCTCGGAATGAAGGAAACATTCTTCAAACCATCCCGCTCCCTGCGCAGCCGCATCGCGCCAACAGAGTATCTGGAAGGAAAAAAGAAAAAACTTCGCTGGGGAAAGGTCCATGACCCTGTCGCCTTTTGTTCAGGCGGCGTGGCAGGACACGCGGGACTTTTCTCCACCGCTGATGACCTTTCCATATTCGCGCGGATGATATTGAATGGAGGAAGTTTAAACGGCGTTCATATTCTCAATCCTGATTCGGTTGCAAAGATGACGATGCCTCAATCGCCGGACGGGAAAATGCCGCTGCGCGGATACGGCTGGAATATTGGTCCACCGTTTGTCTCAAATCGCGGTGAATTGCAGCCGATGGGTTCCTTTTATCACACAGGCTACACAGGGACAGCCATCTGGATAGACCCTGTTACAGAAACTTATATAATCGTGCTGACAAACAGGGTGCATCCTTTCGGCAAGGGAGACGCTGGGCCTCTGCGCAAACAGATCGTCGCGCTTGTCGCGGAGACATCCGGGCCTCTTGCGGAAGAAAGTATTCTTGAGAAACTGCAGTCTATTTCGGCTTACTATGCCCTGAAAAAATCAGGCGGGGAGAGCAATAATAAGTTGCAGACGGAAACCGGTTCACATTGA
- the dksA gene encoding RNA polymerase-binding protein DksA, translated as MTPRENLIQDIKQKLLSQRDLLLKEAEETLNTLPSELNFPDMGDQATAETDRNFILRLRDRERMLLKKIEETIERMESGAYGICEECGNEIGIKRLEARPVTTLCIDCKTRQEEEERISEGSSSS; from the coding sequence ATGACACCAAGAGAAAATCTAATACAGGACATCAAACAGAAACTTTTATCTCAGAGAGATTTATTGCTGAAAGAAGCGGAGGAAACACTCAATACCCTCCCCTCAGAACTTAACTTCCCTGACATGGGAGACCAGGCGACCGCGGAAACCGACAGGAACTTCATTCTCAGATTGAGGGACCGTGAACGCATGCTCCTGAAGAAGATCGAAGAAACCATCGAAAGGATGGAGAGCGGAGCTTACGGCATATGCGAAGAATGCGGCAATGAGATCGGCATAAAGAGACTTGAGGCAAGACCTGTCACAACATTGTGCATAGATTGCAAAACCCGCCAGGAAGAAGAGGAGAGAATCTCCGAAGGCAGTAGTAGTAGTTAA